The Sphingomonas sanxanigenens DSM 19645 = NX02 genome includes a region encoding these proteins:
- a CDS encoding zinc ribbon domain-containing protein YjdM: MTDSNDDYVYDEESGEWMPASELAERQRAATQVEVRDSVGNLLADGDQVTLIKDLDVKGAGQTLKRGTLIKSIRLTGDDQEIDCKFDGIKGLVLRAEFVRKR, translated from the coding sequence ATGACGGACAGCAACGACGACTATGTGTATGACGAGGAAAGCGGCGAATGGATGCCCGCCTCGGAACTGGCCGAGCGCCAGCGCGCTGCTACGCAGGTGGAGGTTCGCGACTCCGTCGGCAATCTTCTTGCCGACGGCGATCAGGTGACGCTCATCAAGGACCTGGACGTCAAGGGTGCGGGCCAGACGCTCAAGCGGGGCACGCTGATCAAGTCGATCCGCCTCACCGGTGACGATCAGGAGATCGACTGCAAGTTCGACGGCATCAAGGGCCTCGTGCTGCGCGCCGAGTTCGTCCGCAAGCGCTGA
- a CDS encoding helix-turn-helix domain-containing protein — translation MITSQQMRAARALLGIDQKRLAELAGVSLPTIQRMETSDGQVRGVIETLVKVISALEREGVELIGDNAPSQGRGRGVRLRDAMATPG, via the coding sequence ATGATCACCTCTCAGCAGATGCGGGCGGCGCGGGCCCTGCTCGGGATCGACCAGAAGCGATTGGCGGAACTGGCCGGCGTGTCGCTGCCGACGATCCAGCGGATGGAAACATCCGACGGGCAGGTGCGCGGCGTGATCGAAACGCTGGTCAAGGTCATCTCGGCCCTCGAGCGGGAAGGCGTCGAACTGATCGGTGACAATGCGCCCAGCCAGGGCAGGGGGCGCGGTGTGCGTCTGCGCGATGCTATGGCGACGCCTGGTTGA
- a CDS encoding DUF167 domain-containing protein — MARRRIPMPSAEAIRAQADGEGRLAIRATPNALADAILLPAEESVSELLVRTTATPEGGKANEAILRLLADALGQPVSTLEVLRGGSGRTKLVRIGAARG; from the coding sequence ATGGCGCGGCGCAGGATCCCCATGCCATCTGCCGAGGCCATTCGCGCGCAGGCGGACGGTGAAGGCCGTCTCGCGATCCGGGCAACGCCCAACGCTTTGGCGGATGCGATCCTGCTGCCTGCGGAGGAGAGCGTCTCCGAACTGCTCGTGCGGACTACCGCCACGCCGGAGGGCGGCAAGGCCAACGAGGCGATCCTGCGGCTGCTCGCCGATGCGCTGGGCCAGCCGGTCTCGACGCTCGAAGTGCTGCGCGGCGGCAGCGGGCGGACCAAGCTCGTGCGTATCGGCGCCGCGCGGGGATGA